The stretch of DNA acaaggctggaaaataaacttcggtgaaagaaaacccaaaatcaaatctaattttaaagttgaaaatttaaattttggctcataagcataaacataagcgaaaagatgggggtgtACAAAAGCCACAGTGAACGAAACCAATGAAAATAACCACATTAATAATTCCATGACCAACCAAAAGATTAGCTGATCCTTGtacaaagaaacaaagtaattCAGCAACCACAAGTTCACATCACTGTTTACTATTATTCATACAGCACACTGGTTGCCTAGTTTCAACTCTCTTAACTTGAGAATTTGCGCCCTGTCATCTTCTCAGATTCATACAGAATGTGATTGATAAGGCCCCTTGCCGCACTGCACAGCAAGAAACAATTAGAGGATATGTACGAACATTATAAAGTAGCAAACGATAAGAAGTATCATCCAAACAAAGGTGTATAAATAGAAGTAACTTACTCATCCTTCATTTTCTGTATCTTCTCTGGGTCAGTTtcatgcatatttttcttaaactgTTCCCTTACCATGGAAACAAGCAGCCCTGTATTGTGTTTCTGGGTTACAAGATGCAACAATTCAGTCAGGACAAAACATGTGCAGTTGATACAGATACCCCATaaaatcaaggaaaaaaaaaggaaaggggCTCTTAATCTTAGTTTTGCTGGAATTTTATTGTATTCCGTGTAACTGACTCTCATGAATCTTACAattgtataaaatattaaccAAATATATTCCATCTACATTTTATGGAGATCAACCTGAACTGCCCGCAAAGGCGCAAACAAACGACCTTTCTTACTATATGATTTTTCCAGAGAAACATCAGTTCTTTAGAGCAGATTTCTGAAAAGAAATCAAAGGAAAGTATCCCAAAATTCCATATTAGCTAAAAATgggataattaaaatttatattttcccTGCCATTAAATAACTCAGCTTTTGCTCTGTTCATCTGTTGCGAACTATAACCTGATCAGTGTTAAGAAATAGCATACACAAGATAGTGAGATGGAGaagtgaaaacaaaatatgtgtaccTGATGGCCAATGAACTTAGCCCTCCTTAAGCATTCACGGTATAACTACAGCatgaaaaaaagtaataatGATCAACACAGTGAACAGCATATCTCGCTCATCTGCTGCCATGATTTCATTGCACTTTTTTTTGCAGTGGTTTCTCACAAATAAACAAGATTAAAACTAAGGATGCAACGAGCATGACAGAagtgtttttggaaaaagcttTTAAGTTAAATTCTAGGATGATTCACTGATAGATTTGTTCTAGCTATACATGTAAAAGCTCAGGATTCAGGAATGACTGACTGACTGCTTATTAGTCACTACTACcgccgttccatattataagacgtCTTGGCCATATCTAAAGTCATCCatggatcaatatatatatgttatatacatatccagattcattagcatccgtATAAATTTAAGTAGGACCAGAACATGGAACGGAAGTAATACAACGTACAAGTTGTGAGGGTTAGATTGCCAATTAGAAAAGAGAAATGCGCAACACAAAATGGATACTTACTCTGAGCACATTATCAGCAAGCTCCGGAGGCAAAGCCTTTTGAATTGAAGGCATCTTCTTTCACTCCTGAGCCTCTCAATCAACCAGTCACTGAAAACATGTAAAAATGAAAGCTTTTTAACATTTGATCTGCGTTTAAACCCACAGAAACTGCCCAGCGatccaaacaaaacaaaaaggatGTTCCCGTCGGGAACTAGGTACAGCTCCAACATGGAACCGATCCAGCTCCTCATCCCTACCAAAGAACCGGCGACATGGAAGCCATCCAGGCTTGAGCCCTTGACCCGGCGGCCTGAGACGTTCCCAGCTTTGGAGGAGTAGGGGACGGGGGAGATGATAGGTGGCCGAGCGAGACGGGGGAGTACCTGTCGCTGCCACGGtggtcgccggtcgccgcggGAAGGGaggaaggtggcggcggcggcgggcagagGCGGAGAGTTTTTCCGCGACCTATGGAGCGAGCTGATGGTTATGGGCCGTGCTTGGGGGCCCAAAGCCCAGAACAATGTGGGCCTCTTTCGGCCCACTAAAAGTTTATTAGCGTACCTAGTAGAAATCGCTGGATTCGCTGGCCTTCGCCCTTCTGTTCTGCAGATcaggcggcgccaccgccggcgagccccgcGGCCCGCGCCCCCTCCGCCCTAGCGCCGGCCGCCACGCCGATCCGCCTCGGCTAGTCGGCCTCGCGTCGCGCCTACGCCGCCGCGCACCCCGCCACCGCGCCTGCAGCGCAGGCCGTCCGCCAACTGACCGCCACACCGCCGCGCaccccgctgccgccgacccgcccgccgcccgccgccaggAGCCCAGGAGGGGAGAgagtgagtgagagagagggagattgGAGGAGGCGCCTGGCGAGAGAGGCTGTGGAGTGAGGAGGACTACTGGACTAGGGTTTGGCTGTTGGCTATTGGGCTAATCACTAAGGGCTGCTGGGCTTCGAAAAGGCCAAGGCCTGATGTGGGGCTAGCCCAAATGAGTAGGGCTGAACTATCTGAAAGGCTAATTAGCGCGTGATCGTGCAAACGGCCACGTGCGAACAGGCTGCATGTGGCCCAAAACaggtatttttttagtttatgtgtataaagtttatatttttttattttatgtgtaaattttgcatatataaatgtatatatataaagatttatATCTCTAAtgttttgtgtatatataatatttgtatctATTAGATTTTCATAGGAAAatgtttgtatgtataaagatatatatgtaagTTTGTATGTCTAaagtttatacttataaagtttttatgaataaagttTATGAGTATAAAGTTTGTAGACctaaagtttatattatatatatagagagacaTATACGTATACACTATATGTTACAGTGATCGCGCGGGGCAGGGGCGCGCGCCCGCAAGCGCATTAGACCACCCCCTGAGCTACTGTTGttgttttttggaaaatacATAGGTACTagtaaactaaaaaaagttcAAGAGTGGGGCTAGGGCCTAAGATGTCCTAGGCCCAATTCCACCCCTCTTTTTCTTTACCACGTAGAAAATTACAATGTCTGTAAAGTTTACTATAGGTTGTATAAATATtccatgtataaagtttattatTTCCAGTATAAAGTCTATGTATCTTGTATAATGTTTATGTGTGTTAAGTTTACTATTTCCTATACAATGTTGcaatgtataaagtttactaatattctatatataaatatttcatttatgtataaagtttttagtatagtttttatcatatagtGATAATTTAATTGGATATCTATTAAGAGAAAGTCCTAAAAAATGCTGTATTTTCCATAGAATTTACAATATAAGACagaatttttgaaagaaattaatgtatttttttatttagcatGGATGGAATGGGTAAGTAAGAGTAGTAGAGGCTAAAGTGTGATGGTGTTAATTATGGTTCAATTTGTTAGTACAATATTCGTAGTTAGCTAAcatataaaagcaaaataatttaacaaGTGTGTGTAAGGCTTATCCAGAGACACATTGATGGGCCATTTGATCCCACGCAGGGCTATCAGATCTACGTGTGGCCTTCATATACTCCTTACGTTCATTCTCATATACTCCTTACAAGTGCATTGCATCATTATTTAAGATAGTCTGGCACTTGATCATCTCCGAGCAAGGTTGCTATttgttactcttggaggtTGCCACCTAGACGGCTTGGAAGAGTTGCCCGGTGACATCTTTGAGGATGTTGTGGAAGAGGCTTGGTGTTGTTTGTGAGTAGTTTAGAGTTCATCACCTTCAAAGCGAAGGAAGAATTACCCTAGTGATCGAGGATTGGATTGACCACTTCGGAACCGGTTCCCATCTTGCCCACTCCTTGACGAAGGGGTCCAAAGGCTTGGAGGTGTGAGCAGTGAAGTTGGGCTCGCCTCAACGAGGGGTAGAAAACCAGCGAGTTTCCGAACATACGGTGATAATTCCTCATCTCTTGTCTCATTTACTTATTGCATGTACATTTATGCaatttaatttcatatatactactatttGAACTCGTATCACCTTAGGATTACAAAACTTAATTTAGTTGCTTAGTTAGACccatccctctccctcgccaAACCTAGTAACTTAGGTTAGTTTTGATTACGtgtcatctattttaatagtCACCTATTCAACCCTCTCTAGTCGACATCTCGATTATACACGTTCTTCACATTGTCCATGCTATCCATGACAAAAATCATGATTAGAATTACATGTCTCCTAATTTGATCCCAAACATGGGCATAACATTGATGGAGCATTGATCTCTTTTGTTCATGTTGCATATAACATAATGTGCAGTGAAATTGGTGGTTTAGATATGTTCAGACTAAGgaattttgatttaattatgttttcacTGTGTATCAAACTTCTCAAGGTTTTAATCCGCTTCTGTTGCCTATGAACAGTTGAGCAACTATGATATTATTCTGTTCCGAGTCACGGTTCCCAGTTCATCACCAAGTTAGACAAACTAACACTATTTTATATCTCTTGTTATACTGTTATAATTGTTCTTGATTTAATCTGGCTATAACATCAGAAATTCACAATTAGTGCACATGGCGTTTAAATCAGCCACTCAACcatcaaaatttatctaaaaccAAGCATATTTTCAGTTGGGTTAAAGAAAATCATCGGCGGTTGTGGTGGAAAACATCTGGACGTTGAAATACGATCGTACGGTCGTAGATGGCTCAAACGGGTGCGTCCCCTCCGTCTCGCTGACACGTGGGGCTAATCCTGCGGTGGtttcctcggcgccgccgtcctttGCCCAAgtgcgtcgccggcggtggcagAGTCCCCCTCAGAAGCGAGCCGGCGTCACCGAGGCCCTCGCCGAGTGCTGAGGGCATGCTCTCCATGTATTCGACGGAATGCCAGTAATGTGGATGCTCCACCTTTTCTCCTTCTTTGTTCTTTTGATTGAGATTTCATCTGGGATTTAGGAGGTGATGGCTCTAGTTTCTTTGCAAATCCGAGTAACCGAGTTTGATCGGTTGTTGTGCGCTCCAATCCCCTTGTGGTTCTTGCAGGGGCACCAGGAGAGATGGACTATGAGTTAAACCAATGTGTGGCATGCCGGTCCGGCAAAATGTAAGTTCATTGCTTGttgttgcaaaataaaattaatgcaTTTGTGTTTAATGTTCcgcatgtaaaataaaattgtgttTCATCACATATTAACAATGTGTAAATGCACACTTAAAAGTATGCTATAATAATACAATGAGCAAGAATAAGTTTTGCAATGGTACAACTACAATCAATGGGTCTGTGGCAAGTTGTGTTTCAGAACAATGAAGAAGAGGAAAGCAAGTGTAGCGAACATTGTGCACATTCCTGCTAAGGTCATCACATCAGCACATACCCTCTCTTGATTTAAGGACCGAATGATTGCTATCCTGTCCCACACGTATGTTCCGTCAGGGAGCCGTGGGCATGAGCAGCATGTTTGGCATTGCGACGTGTCGCAGTAGAAGCTTATTGTGGTGAGCGTGTTCATTGCATACTGGAACGGGTTTGTCCAGTACATCCACTTGTAGAACCTGATATCTGAGAAGACGACAACCACCCCAGAAGCAGAAACCCACATCGACGTTATTATCGAGACGAGGAACGCAGCGAGGATTGGGCTTGGAGCTAGGAAGGTGACCATCATTCCAAAGTATGTCATACAGAGGGTGAAGAGGAAGAGAACTGACCAGTATGCTATGAACTCTGTGGCTGTTTGCGTTCCAATGCCTGCCATGCCATTTCCAATGCCAGCGAATGCAAGTGTTGCAACAAGGAAGTAAGGAACTTCACTGACGACCCATGACAGTGGGTACAATATTGGGTGGTACATTTTGGACCTCATTTCTCGGAAGTAAGCAAGCCTATCTGTTCCGATTTGAGGAACCACATTGTTAGCAGATATAACCCCGATGAGTATAGTTTGCATGTAGATGTACAATGACCTTGAAGTCACCCCATATGTATCTTCATACTTAATCTTGAAGTAGAGTGAGCCCATCAATAAGCCAACCATCACACATCCAGTGAATCTGCTATAGGTGTAATGCACATTTCTCCATAAAAACCTCTGTGTCCTTAACAACACCAATCCAAGTTGTCTTATAGGTGATGCAGAGTAATTGTAATTGCCAGTTATCATGTTGTTATGTTTTCTGGACTCGTTCT from Oryza brachyantha chromosome 12, ObraRS2, whole genome shotgun sequence encodes:
- the LOC102699736 gene encoding uncharacterized protein LOC102699736 — encoded protein: MPSIQKALPPELADNVLRLYRECLRRAKFIGHQKHNTGLLVSMVREQFKKNMHETDPEKIQKMKDDAARGLINHILYESEKMTGRKFSS